From Paracoccus suum, the proteins below share one genomic window:
- the rplA gene encoding 50S ribosomal protein L1, with protein MAKIAKRTAAAREAFAGKANLPLDEAVALVKANATAKFDETVEVALNLGVDPRHADQMVRGVVQLPNGTGKTVRVAVFARGAKADEATAAGADIVGAEDLMETIQSGKIEFDRCIATPDMMPLVGRLGKILGPRNLMPNPKVGTVTMDVKTAVEAAKGGEVQFKAEKAGVVHAGIGKTSFDAAKLAENLRAFVEAVQRAKPTGAKGTYMKKVSISSTMGPGVSVDLASTAQA; from the coding sequence ATGGCAAAGATTGCAAAACGCACCGCCGCCGCCCGCGAAGCCTTCGCCGGCAAGGCGAACCTGCCGCTGGACGAGGCCGTCGCCCTGGTCAAGGCCAATGCCACTGCCAAGTTCGACGAGACCGTCGAGGTTGCGCTCAACCTGGGCGTTGACCCGCGTCACGCCGACCAGATGGTCCGCGGCGTGGTCCAGTTGCCCAACGGCACCGGCAAGACCGTGCGCGTCGCCGTGTTCGCCCGTGGCGCGAAGGCTGACGAGGCAACTGCCGCCGGGGCCGACATCGTCGGCGCCGAGGACCTGATGGAGACCATCCAGTCCGGCAAGATCGAGTTCGACCGTTGCATCGCGACGCCGGACATGATGCCGCTGGTCGGCCGCCTGGGCAAGATCCTCGGCCCGCGCAACCTGATGCCGAACCCCAAAGTCGGCACGGTGACCATGGACGTCAAGACGGCCGTCGAGGCCGCCAAGGGCGGCGAAGTCCAGTTCAAAGCCGAGAAGGCCGGTGTGGTCCATGCCGGCATCGGCAAGACCAGCTTCGACGCGGCCAAGCTGGCGGAAAACCTGCGCGCTTTCGTCGAGGCGGTGCAGCGCGCCAAGCCGACGGGGGCCAAGGGCACCTACATGAAAAAGGTCTCGATCAGCTCGACCATGGGTCCGGGCGTATCGGTCGACCTCGCCTCGACGGCGCAAGCCTGA
- the rplJ gene encoding 50S ribosomal protein L10, translating into MDRAQKEQVVDELGQIFDASGVVVVARYEGMTVANMQTLRAQMRTAGGSVRVAKNRLAKIALEGKECASIADLLTGMTVLAFSDDPVAAAKVADAYAKTNDKFVILGGAMGGTSLDPAGVKAVAQMPSREELIASIVGCIGAPASNIAGAIGAPASNIAGILSTLEERAEAA; encoded by the coding sequence GTGGATAGAGCGCAAAAAGAGCAAGTGGTCGATGAACTCGGCCAGATCTTTGATGCCTCTGGCGTCGTGGTGGTTGCCCGCTACGAGGGAATGACGGTTGCCAACATGCAGACCCTGAGGGCGCAGATGCGCACCGCCGGTGGATCTGTCCGCGTTGCCAAGAACAGGCTCGCCAAGATCGCCCTTGAGGGGAAGGAATGCGCAAGCATCGCCGACCTTCTCACCGGGATGACCGTGCTCGCTTTCTCCGACGACCCCGTGGCAGCTGCCAAGGTCGCGGACGCCTATGCCAAGACGAACGACAAGTTCGTCATCCTTGGCGGGGCGATGGGCGGCACGTCGCTTGACCCGGCCGGTGTGAAAGCCGTGGCCCAGATGCCGTCGCGCGAGGAGCTTATTGCTTCGATCGTCGGCTGCATCGGTGCCCCGGCCAGCAACATCGCGGGCGCGATCGGCGCACCTGCCAGCAACATCGCGGGCATCCTCAGCACGCTCGAAGAGCGCGCCGAGGCTGCATAA
- the rplL gene encoding 50S ribosomal protein L7/L12, translating into MADLKSLAEQIVNLTLLEAQELKTILKDEYGIEPAAGGAVMMAGPAAGVGAPAEEEKTEFDVVLTEAGANKINVIKEVRAITGLGLKEAKDLVEAGGKVKEGANKADAEEIKKKLEAAGAKVELK; encoded by the coding sequence ATGGCTGACCTGAAATCTCTCGCCGAGCAGATCGTGAACCTCACGCTGCTAGAAGCGCAGGAACTGAAGACCATCCTCAAGGACGAATACGGCATCGAGCCGGCTGCCGGTGGCGCCGTCATGATGGCTGGTCCTGCTGCTGGCGTCGGTGCGCCCGCCGAGGAAGAAAAGACCGAGTTCGACGTCGTCCTGACCGAAGCCGGCGCCAACAAGATCAACGTGATCAAGGAGGTGCGCGCGATCACCGGCCTGGGCCTGAAAGAGGCCAAGGATCTGGTGGAAGCCGGCGGCAAGGTCAAGGAAGGCGCCAACAAGGCCGACGCCGAAGAGATCAAGAAAAAGCTCGAAGCGGCTGGCGCCAAGGTCGAGCTCAAGTAA
- the rpoB gene encoding DNA-directed RNA polymerase subunit beta produces MAQAYVGQKRIRRSYGNIREVLEMPNLIEVQKSSYDLFLNSGEGEGHNDGNGIQGVFQSVFPIKDFNETAVLEFVKYELEKPKYDVEECQQRDMTYAAPLRVTLRLIVFDVDENSGQKSVKDIKEQDVYMGDMPLMTGNGTFVVNGTERVVVSQMHRSPGVFFDHDRGKTHSSGKLLFACRIIPYRGSWLDFEFDAKDLVFARIDRRRKLPVTTLLYALGMDQEAIMDAFYNTVDYRLQPARKGQEAGWVTRFFPERARGTRPTYDLVNAATGEVIAKAGDKVTPRLVKQLVDSGDEIELLVPYDQILGRFVSKDIINEETGLIYAEAGDELTLERDKQGEITGGLLKVLLDNGITDIPVLDIDHVNVGPYIRNTMAADKNMGRDGALMDIYRVMRPGEPPTVEAAATLFNSLFFDSERYDLSAVGRVKMNMRLDLDAPDTQRTLRNEDIIACIRGLVELRDGKGEIDDIDHLGNRRVRSVGELMENQYRIGLLRMERAIRERMSGVEIDTVMPQDLINAKPAAAAVREFFGSSQLSQFMDQTNPLSEVTHKRRLSALGPGGLTRERAGFEVRDVHPTHYGRMCPIETPEGQNIGLINSLATYARVNKYGFIETPYRKVIEGQVTDDVVYISATEEMRHTVAQANAELDADGKFTQELVSTRQAGDFMLNPVEAVDLIDVSPKQLVSVAAALIPFLENDDANRALMGSNMQRQAVPLLRAEAPYVGTGMEATVARDSGAAIMARRGGVIDQVDASRIVVRATEDLGAGDAGVDIYRLRKFKRSNQSSTINQRPLVKVGDRVQKDQVIADGPSTDQGELAIGRNVIVAFMPWNGYNYEDSILISERIHRDDVFTSIHIDEYEVAARDTKLGPEEITRDIPNVGEEALRNLDEAGIVYIGAEVGPGDILVGKITPKGESPMTPEEKLLRAIFGEKASDVRDTSLRLPPGAYGTIVEVRVFNRHGVDKDERALQIEREEVERLARDRDDEMAILERNIYARLKSLVMGQKAVKGPKGVKANSEVTEELLDGLSHGQWFQLAMADEDTAREVEALQDQFNLQKKALEARFEDKVEKVRQGDDLPPGVMKMVKVFVAVKRKLQAGDKMAGRHGNKGVVSKVVPMEDMPFLADGTPVDLVLNPLGVPSRMNVGQILETHMGWAARGLGIKIDEALQEYRRNGDLTPVQEAMRIGYGDDMYASTFDGMEADDLVEHAETVTGGVPIATPVFDGAKEVDVNDALTRAGFDTSGQSIVFDGRTGEQFTRPVTVGVKYVLKLHHLVDDKMHARSTGPYSLVTQQPLGGKAQFGGQRLGEMEVWALEAYGAAYTLQEMLTVKSDDVAGRTKVYESIVKGEDNFEAGVPESFNVLVKEVRGLGLNMELLDAEEEE; encoded by the coding sequence ATGGCGCAAGCTTATGTCGGCCAAAAGCGCATCCGGCGCTCGTATGGCAACATCCGCGAAGTTCTCGAGATGCCGAACCTCATCGAGGTTCAGAAATCCTCTTATGATCTGTTCCTCAACTCGGGCGAGGGTGAGGGCCATAACGACGGCAACGGCATCCAGGGTGTCTTCCAGTCGGTCTTTCCGATCAAGGACTTCAACGAGACCGCGGTGCTCGAGTTCGTGAAATACGAGCTGGAGAAGCCGAAGTACGACGTCGAGGAATGCCAGCAGCGCGACATGACCTACGCCGCCCCCCTGCGGGTGACGCTGCGTCTGATCGTGTTCGATGTCGACGAGAACAGCGGCCAGAAGTCGGTCAAGGACATCAAGGAGCAGGACGTCTACATGGGCGACATGCCCCTGATGACGGGCAACGGCACCTTTGTCGTGAACGGCACCGAGCGCGTGGTCGTCAGCCAGATGCACCGCAGCCCGGGTGTGTTCTTTGACCATGACCGCGGCAAGACCCATTCCTCGGGCAAGCTGCTGTTTGCCTGCCGCATCATTCCCTATCGCGGCAGCTGGCTGGACTTTGAGTTCGACGCCAAGGACCTGGTATTCGCGCGCATCGACCGCCGCCGCAAACTGCCGGTGACGACCCTGCTCTATGCCCTCGGCATGGACCAGGAGGCGATCATGGACGCCTTCTACAACACCGTGGACTACCGCCTGCAGCCCGCCCGCAAGGGGCAGGAAGCCGGCTGGGTCACGCGGTTTTTCCCCGAGCGCGCGCGCGGCACGCGCCCGACCTATGACCTGGTGAACGCGGCGACCGGCGAGGTCATCGCCAAGGCCGGCGACAAGGTTACCCCGCGCCTGGTCAAGCAACTGGTCGATTCCGGTGACGAGATCGAGCTGCTGGTCCCCTACGATCAGATCCTCGGCCGCTTTGTGTCCAAGGACATCATCAACGAGGAAACCGGCCTGATCTACGCTGAGGCCGGCGACGAACTGACGCTGGAGCGGGACAAGCAGGGCGAGATCACCGGCGGTCTGCTGAAGGTGCTGCTGGACAACGGCATCACCGATATCCCGGTCCTCGACATCGACCATGTCAACGTCGGCCCCTACATCCGCAACACGATGGCGGCCGACAAGAACATGGGCCGCGACGGCGCGCTGATGGACATCTACCGCGTCATGCGCCCCGGCGAGCCGCCGACCGTCGAGGCCGCGGCAACCCTGTTCAACAGCCTGTTCTTCGACAGCGAGCGTTATGACCTGTCGGCCGTGGGCCGGGTCAAGATGAACATGCGCCTCGATCTGGATGCCCCCGACACGCAGCGTACGCTGCGCAACGAGGACATTATTGCCTGTATCCGCGGCTTGGTTGAACTGCGCGACGGTAAGGGCGAGATCGACGACATCGACCACCTCGGCAACCGCCGGGTGCGCTCGGTCGGCGAGCTGATGGAGAACCAGTACCGCATCGGCCTGCTGCGCATGGAGCGCGCGATCCGCGAGCGCATGTCCGGCGTCGAGATCGACACCGTCATGCCGCAGGACCTGATCAACGCAAAGCCTGCGGCGGCTGCGGTGCGCGAGTTCTTCGGCAGCAGCCAGCTGTCGCAGTTCATGGACCAGACCAACCCGCTGTCCGAAGTGACGCACAAGCGGCGGCTGTCGGCCCTCGGGCCGGGCGGTCTGACCCGCGAGCGCGCCGGCTTTGAGGTGCGCGACGTGCACCCGACCCACTACGGCCGGATGTGCCCGATCGAGACGCCGGAAGGTCAGAACATCGGCCTGATCAACAGCCTCGCGACCTACGCGCGGGTGAACAAGTATGGCTTCATCGAAACCCCGTACCGCAAGGTGATCGAGGGCCAGGTCACCGATGATGTGGTCTACATCTCGGCGACCGAAGAGATGCGCCATACGGTCGCCCAGGCCAACGCCGAGCTGGACGCCGACGGCAAGTTCACGCAGGAGCTGGTCAGCACCCGCCAAGCGGGCGATTTCATGCTGAACCCGGTCGAGGCGGTCGATCTGATCGACGTCTCGCCCAAGCAGCTGGTCTCGGTCGCCGCGGCGCTGATCCCCTTCCTCGAGAACGATGACGCCAACCGCGCGCTGATGGGCTCGAACATGCAGCGGCAGGCGGTACCCCTGCTGCGCGCCGAGGCGCCCTACGTCGGCACCGGCATGGAGGCGACCGTTGCCCGCGACAGCGGCGCCGCGATCATGGCCCGCCGCGGCGGTGTCATCGACCAGGTCGACGCCAGCCGTATCGTTGTCCGTGCCACCGAGGACCTCGGGGCAGGGGACGCGGGAGTCGACATCTACCGCCTGCGCAAGTTCAAGCGCTCGAACCAGTCCTCGACCATCAACCAGCGTCCGCTGGTCAAGGTCGGCGACCGGGTGCAGAAGGACCAGGTGATCGCCGACGGTCCCTCGACCGACCAGGGCGAGCTGGCCATTGGCCGGAACGTGATCGTCGCGTTCATGCCGTGGAATGGCTACAACTACGAGGACTCGATCCTCATCAGCGAGCGCATCCACCGCGACGACGTGTTCACCTCGATCCACATCGACGAATACGAAGTGGCGGCCCGCGACACCAAGCTGGGCCCGGAAGAGATCACCCGCGACATCCCCAACGTCGGCGAGGAAGCCCTGCGCAACCTCGACGAGGCGGGCATCGTCTATATCGGCGCCGAGGTCGGCCCGGGCGACATCCTCGTGGGCAAGATCACGCCCAAGGGTGAGAGCCCGATGACGCCGGAAGAAAAGCTGCTGCGCGCCATCTTTGGCGAAAAGGCGTCCGACGTCCGCGATACCTCGCTGCGCCTGCCGCCGGGTGCCTATGGCACGATCGTCGAGGTCCGGGTGTTCAACCGCCATGGCGTCGACAAGGACGAGCGCGCCCTGCAGATCGAGCGGGAAGAGGTCGAGCGCCTCGCTCGCGACCGGGACGACGAGATGGCGATTCTGGAGCGTAACATCTACGCGCGCCTGAAATCGCTGGTCATGGGCCAGAAGGCGGTCAAGGGGCCGAAAGGCGTCAAGGCCAACTCGGAGGTCACGGAGGAGCTGCTGGACGGGCTGAGCCACGGCCAGTGGTTCCAGCTGGCCATGGCCGACGAGGACACCGCCCGCGAGGTCGAGGCCCTGCAGGACCAGTTCAACCTGCAGAAAAAGGCCCTCGAGGCGCGCTTCGAGGACAAGGTCGAAAAGGTCCGCCAAGGCGACGACCTGCCCCCGGGCGTGATGAAGATGGTCAAGGTGTTCGTCGCCGTGAAGCGCAAGCTGCAGGCCGGCGACAAGATGGCCGGTCGTCACGGCAACAAGGGCGTCGTGTCGAAGGTCGTGCCGATGGAGGACATGCCGTTCCTCGCCGACGGTACCCCCGTCGACCTGGTTCTGAACCCCCTGGGCGTGCCCTCGCGCATGAACGTCGGCCAGATCCTCGAGACGCACATGGGCTGGGCCGCGCGCGGTCTGGGCATCAAGATCGACGAGGCGTTGCAGGAATACCGGCGCAACGGCGATCTGACCCCGGTCCAGGAAGCGATGCGGATCGGCTATGGCGACGACATGTACGCCTCGACCTTCGATGGCATGGAGGCCGACGACCTGGTCGAGCACGCCGAGACCGTGACCGGCGGCGTGCCGATCGCGACCCCGGTGTTCGACGGTGCCAAGGAGGTTGACGTCAACGATGCGCTGACCCGCGCCGGCTTTGACACCTCGGGGCAGTCGATCGTGTTCGACGGCCGCACGGGCGAGCAGTTCACCCGCCCGGTGACGGTCGGCGTCAAGTACGTGCTGAAGCTGCACCACCTTGTCGACGACAAGATGCACGCCCGCTCGACCGGTCCCTACAGCCTCGTGACCCAGCAGCCGCTGGGCGGCAAGGCGCAGTTCGGCGGTCAGCGCCTAGGTGAGATGGAGGTCTGGGCCCTGGAAGCCTACGGCGCCGCCTACACCCTGCAAGAGATGCTGACGGTCAAGTCGGACGACGTGGCCGGCCGGACCAAGGTCTACGAGAGCATCGTCAAGGGCGAGGACAACTTCGAGGCCGGCGTGCCGGAATCGTTCAACGTGCTGGTCAAGGAGGTCCGGGGTCTGGGCCTCAACATGGAACTGCTGGACGCCGAGGAAGAGGAGTGA
- the rpoC gene encoding DNA-directed RNA polymerase subunit beta' encodes MNQELSTNPFNPIAPPRQFDEIKISLASPEQILAWSFGEVKKPETINYRTFKPERDGLFCARIFGPIKDYECLCGKYKRMKYRGLVCEKCGVEVTLQKVRRERMGHIELASPVAHIWFLKSLPSRIGLMLDMTLRDLERILYFENYVVIEPGLTDLTYGQLMTEEEFLDAQDQYGADAFTADIGAEAIRTMLSNIDLAATADQLREELKEATGELKPKKIIKRLKIVENFLESGNRPEWMVLTVIPVIPPELRPLVPLDGGRFATSDLNDLYRRVINRNNRLKRLIELRAPDIIVRNEKRMLQESVDALFDNGRRGRVITGNNKRPLKSLSDMLKGKQGRFRQNLLGKRVDFSGRSVIVTGPELKLHQCGLPKKMALELFKPFIYSRLEAKGYSTTVKQAKKLVEKERPEVWDILDEVIREHPVLLNRAPTLHRLGIQAFEPILIEGKAIQLHPLVCSAFNADFDGDQMAVHVPLSLEAQLEARVLMMSTNNVLSPANGAPIIVPSQDMVLGLYYVTMMRDGMKGEGMAFANSDEVEHALAAGEVHLHARITARLKQVDDEGNVVMKRFETTPGRIRLGALLPLNAKAPFELVNRLLRKKDVQVVIDSVYRYCGQKESVIFCDQIMSLGFREAFRAGISFGKDDMVIPDNKWEIVNEVADQVKEFEQQYLDGLITQGEKYNKVVDAWSKCNDRVTEAMMATIAAVKTDESGAELEPNSVYMMAHSGARGSTSQMKQLGGMRGLMAKPSGEIIETPITSNFKEGLTVLEYFNSTHGARKGLSDTALKTANSGYLTRRLVDVAQDCIIRELDCGTERAITASAAVNDGEVISPLSERILGRVAAEDVVATGSDEVIVGRNELIDERRADAIEQAGVQQVRIRSALTCESEDGVCAYCYGRDLARGTLVNIGEAVGIIAAQSIGEPGTQLTMRTFHIGGIAQGGQQTAMAANQEGTIAFEGENTLENAAGELIVMSRNMQLMVNNAAGEPVVTHKLFYGSKLFVREGHKVTRGQKMFEWDPYTLPIIAERAGTAKFVDLLSGLSVRDETDDATGMTQKIVTDWRSAPKGSDLKPEIILMDSDGEPVRNDAGNPISYPMSVDAILSIEEGQEVRAGDVLARIPREGAKTKDITGGLPRVAELFEARRPKDHAIIAEIDGTVKFGKDYKNKRRIMIQPTDEGLEPVEYMVPKGKHIPVQEGDFIRKGEYIMDGNPAPHDILRIIGIEALADYLIDEVQDVYRLQGVKINDKHIEVIVRQMLQKIEILDSGDTTLLKGENVERDEFVEENAKIEAKGGRPAVGEPVLLGITKASLQTRSFISAASFQETTRVLTEAAVQGKRDRLLGLKENVIVGRLIPAGTGGATSRVRKIAADRDSDVIEMRKAEAEAAAALAPPAPEAVTLDPVNEADIDTIITSPEE; translated from the coding sequence ATGAACCAGGAACTCAGCACCAACCCGTTCAACCCGATCGCGCCCCCGCGGCAGTTCGACGAGATCAAGATTTCGCTGGCCAGCCCCGAGCAGATCCTCGCGTGGTCGTTCGGCGAGGTCAAAAAGCCCGAAACCATCAACTACCGCACTTTCAAGCCCGAGCGTGATGGCCTGTTCTGTGCGCGCATCTTTGGTCCGATCAAGGACTACGAATGCCTGTGCGGTAAATACAAGCGCATGAAGTATCGCGGCCTCGTCTGCGAGAAGTGCGGCGTCGAGGTGACGCTGCAGAAGGTCCGGCGCGAGCGCATGGGCCATATCGAGCTGGCCTCGCCGGTGGCGCATATCTGGTTCCTCAAGTCGCTGCCCTCGCGCATCGGCCTGATGCTGGACATGACCCTGCGCGACTTGGAGAGGATCCTCTATTTCGAGAACTACGTCGTCATCGAGCCGGGCCTGACCGACCTGACCTATGGCCAGCTGATGACCGAGGAAGAGTTCCTCGACGCGCAGGACCAGTACGGCGCCGACGCCTTTACCGCCGACATCGGCGCCGAGGCGATCCGCACCATGCTGTCGAACATCGACCTCGCCGCAACCGCCGACCAGCTTCGCGAGGAGTTGAAGGAAGCAACCGGCGAGCTGAAGCCCAAGAAGATCATCAAGCGGCTGAAGATCGTCGAGAACTTCCTCGAATCCGGCAACCGGCCCGAGTGGATGGTGCTGACCGTGATCCCGGTCATCCCGCCGGAGCTGCGCCCGCTGGTCCCGCTGGACGGCGGCCGTTTTGCCACGTCCGACCTGAACGACCTCTATCGCCGGGTCATCAACCGCAACAACCGCCTCAAACGCCTGATTGAGCTGCGCGCGCCCGACATCATCGTGCGCAACGAAAAACGGATGCTGCAGGAGTCGGTGGACGCGCTGTTCGACAACGGCCGCCGCGGCCGCGTGATCACGGGCAACAACAAGCGCCCGCTGAAATCGCTGTCCGATATGCTGAAGGGCAAGCAGGGCCGGTTCCGCCAGAACCTGCTCGGCAAGCGCGTGGACTTTTCGGGCCGCTCGGTCATCGTGACCGGGCCGGAGCTGAAGCTGCACCAGTGCGGGCTGCCCAAGAAGATGGCGCTCGAGCTGTTCAAGCCGTTCATCTACTCGCGGCTCGAGGCCAAGGGTTACAGCACCACGGTCAAGCAGGCCAAGAAGCTGGTCGAGAAGGAGCGCCCCGAGGTCTGGGATATCCTCGACGAGGTGATCCGCGAGCATCCGGTGCTGCTGAACCGCGCCCCGACGCTGCACCGCCTCGGCATCCAGGCGTTCGAGCCGATCCTGATCGAAGGCAAGGCGATCCAGCTGCACCCGCTGGTCTGCTCGGCCTTCAACGCCGACTTCGACGGCGACCAGATGGCCGTGCACGTCCCGCTGAGCCTCGAGGCTCAGCTGGAAGCGCGCGTTCTGATGATGTCGACCAATAACGTGTTGTCGCCGGCCAATGGCGCGCCGATCATCGTGCCGTCGCAGGACATGGTCCTGGGCCTTTATTACGTCACGATGATGCGCGACGGGATGAAGGGCGAGGGCATGGCCTTTGCCAACTCGGACGAGGTCGAGCATGCGCTCGCCGCGGGCGAGGTGCATCTGCATGCCCGCATCACCGCCCGGCTGAAGCAGGTCGATGACGAAGGCAATGTCGTCATGAAGCGGTTCGAGACGACGCCCGGGCGCATCCGCCTCGGTGCGCTGCTGCCGTTGAATGCGAAAGCTCCGTTCGAGCTGGTCAACCGTCTTCTGCGCAAGAAGGACGTCCAGGTCGTCATCGACTCGGTCTACCGCTACTGCGGCCAGAAGGAATCGGTGATCTTCTGCGACCAGATCATGAGCCTCGGCTTCCGCGAGGCGTTCCGCGCCGGCATCAGCTTCGGCAAGGACGACATGGTCATCCCCGACAACAAGTGGGAGATCGTGAACGAGGTCGCCGACCAGGTGAAGGAGTTCGAGCAGCAGTACCTCGACGGCCTGATCACTCAGGGCGAGAAGTACAACAAGGTCGTGGACGCGTGGTCGAAGTGCAACGACCGCGTGACCGAGGCCATGATGGCGACGATCGCGGCGGTGAAAACCGACGAGAGCGGCGCCGAGCTTGAGCCGAACAGCGTCTACATGATGGCCCACTCGGGCGCGCGTGGATCGACCAGTCAGATGAAGCAGCTGGGCGGGATGCGCGGCCTGATGGCAAAGCCCTCGGGCGAGATCATCGAGACGCCGATCACCTCGAACTTCAAGGAAGGCCTGACCGTGCTGGAGTACTTCAACTCCACCCACGGCGCGCGCAAGGGTCTATCGGACACCGCGCTGAAGACCGCCAACTCGGGTTACCTGACCCGGCGTCTGGTGGACGTGGCGCAGGACTGCATCATCCGCGAGCTGGATTGCGGCACCGAGCGGGCGATCACCGCCTCGGCCGCGGTCAACGACGGCGAGGTCATCTCGCCCCTGAGCGAGCGCATCCTGGGTCGCGTCGCGGCCGAGGACGTGGTCGCCACGGGCTCGGACGAGGTCATCGTCGGCCGGAACGAACTGATCGACGAGCGTCGCGCCGACGCCATCGAGCAGGCCGGCGTCCAGCAGGTTCGCATCCGTTCCGCCCTCACCTGTGAGAGCGAGGATGGCGTTTGCGCTTATTGCTACGGGCGCGATCTGGCCCGCGGCACGCTGGTCAACATCGGCGAGGCTGTCGGCATCATTGCCGCGCAGTCCATCGGCGAGCCGGGCACCCAGCTGACGATGCGGACCTTCCACATCGGCGGTATTGCCCAGGGTGGCCAGCAGACCGCCATGGCCGCCAACCAGGAAGGCACTATCGCGTTCGAGGGCGAGAACACGCTCGAGAACGCGGCGGGCGAGCTGATCGTCATGAGCCGGAACATGCAGTTGATGGTCAACAACGCCGCCGGCGAGCCTGTGGTGACGCACAAGCTGTTCTACGGCAGCAAGCTGTTCGTGCGCGAAGGCCACAAGGTCACGCGCGGCCAGAAGATGTTCGAATGGGACCCCTACACCCTGCCGATCATTGCCGAGCGTGCCGGCACGGCCAAGTTCGTCGACCTGCTCTCGGGCCTCTCGGTCCGGGACGAGACGGACGATGCCACCGGCATGACCCAGAAGATCGTGACCGACTGGCGCAGCGCGCCCAAGGGCAGCGATCTGAAGCCCGAGATCATCCTGATGGACAGCGACGGCGAGCCTGTGCGTAACGATGCCGGCAACCCGATCAGCTACCCGATGTCGGTCGACGCCATTCTGTCGATCGAGGAAGGGCAGGAAGTGCGGGCCGGTGACGTGCTGGCGCGTATCCCGCGCGAGGGTGCCAAGACCAAGGACATCACCGGCGGTCTGCCGCGGGTGGCGGAACTGTTCGAGGCGCGTCGTCCCAAGGACCACGCCATCATCGCCGAGATCGACGGCACGGTGAAGTTCGGCAAGGACTACAAGAACAAGCGCCGGATCATGATCCAGCCCACCGACGAAGGGCTGGAGCCGGTCGAGTACATGGTGCCGAAGGGCAAGCACATCCCGGTGCAGGAGGGCGACTTCATCCGCAAGGGTGAGTACATCATGGACGGCAACCCCGCCCCCCATGACATCCTGCGCATCATCGGCATCGAGGCGCTTGCCGACTACCTCATCGACGAAGTGCAGGACGTCTATCGACTGCAGGGCGTGAAGATCAACGACAAGCACATCGAAGTCATCGTGCGGCAGATGCTGCAGAAGATCGAGATCCTCGACAGCGGCGATACCACGCTGCTGAAAGGCGAGAATGTCGAGCGCGACGAGTTCGTCGAGGAGAACGCCAAGATCGAGGCCAAGGGCGGCCGTCCGGCCGTCGGCGAGCCGGTCCTGCTGGGTATCACCAAGGCCAGTCTGCAGACCCGCAGCTTCATCTCGGCGGCGTCGTTCCAGGAAACCACGCGCGTCCTCACCGAGGCTGCCGTCCAGGGCAAGCGCGATCGCCTGCTCGGCCTGAAAGAGAACGTCATCGTCGGCCGGCTGATCCCGGCGGGCACCGGCGGCGCTACCTCGCGCGTGCGCAAGATCGCCGCCGACCGCGATTCGGACGTGATCGAGATGCGCAAGGCCGAGGCCGAGGCGGCTGCCGCCCTGGCCCCGCCCGCGCCGGAGGCGGTGACGCTCGACCCGGTCAACGAGGCTGATATCGACACGATCATCACCTCGCCCGAAGAGTGA
- a CDS encoding DMT family transporter — MRTPLMSSQRRVKPPSLRTPRRAATEAENIHGAALMLIAMTAFACNDATMKYLSQTLPLYEAIALRGILVMLALPLIFLGRGGVDLRVPRADWLPLALRTFGEVSSTLLFLNALHHMPIGELSAIMQALPLMVMLAAAVFFGEPLGWRRMAAVIVGLLGVLLILRPGSMSFTVWSMVALGSVLGVVLRDMVTRIFTPGLKSNTIAFYASLAVTLSAILIPSEPWRLPHVGESGLLVLNAALLALGYLTVVATMRVGDVGFVAPFRYTSLVVAMILGAVIFGERPGFWTLTGASLVVAAGLYSIWRERRLSRSGAI, encoded by the coding sequence ATGCGTACCCCCCTCATGTCGTCTCAACGCCGGGTCAAGCCGCCTTCGCTGCGGACCCCGCGCCGGGCCGCGACGGAGGCCGAGAACATCCACGGCGCCGCGCTGATGCTGATCGCGATGACGGCCTTTGCCTGCAACGACGCGACGATGAAATACCTCTCGCAGACGCTGCCGTTGTACGAGGCCATCGCCCTGCGCGGCATCCTGGTCATGCTGGCGCTGCCGCTGATCTTTCTCGGCCGGGGTGGGGTGGACCTGCGCGTGCCGCGGGCCGACTGGCTGCCCCTCGCGCTGCGCACGTTTGGTGAGGTCAGTTCGACGCTGCTGTTCCTGAACGCGCTGCACCACATGCCGATCGGCGAGTTGTCGGCGATCATGCAGGCCTTGCCGCTAATGGTAATGCTCGCCGCCGCCGTGTTCTTTGGCGAGCCTCTGGGCTGGCGGCGGATGGCGGCGGTGATCGTCGGGTTGTTGGGCGTTCTGCTGATCCTGCGTCCCGGCAGCATGTCATTCACCGTCTGGTCGATGGTCGCGCTGGGTTCCGTCCTCGGGGTCGTGCTGCGCGATATGGTGACGCGGATTTTCACGCCCGGGTTGAAGTCCAACACCATCGCCTTCTACGCCTCGCTCGCTGTCACCCTGTCCGCCATTCTCATCCCCTCCGAGCCCTGGCGTCTGCCTCATGTCGGCGAGAGCGGCTTGCTGGTGCTGAATGCAGCCCTTCTGGCACTGGGCTACCTGACCGTAGTCGCGACGATGCGGGTGGGCGACGTGGGCTTTGTGGCACCGTTCCGCTATACCTCGCTGGTGGTGGCCATGATCCTCGGCGCCGTGATCTTTGGCGAGCGGCCCGGGTTCTGGACCCTCACGGGGGCGAGTTTGGTTGTCGCCGCCGGCCTCTACTCCATCTGGCGCGAGCGGCGCCTCAGCCGCAGCGGGGCGATATGA